Proteins encoded within one genomic window of Lysinibacillus sphaericus:
- a CDS encoding DUF4183 domain-containing protein, which translates to MVKQKHCFQITPLCDCENQFRWPRIIARDVPIPQPPSIIVPEGMVIPRVNRYFYIVTSDIQLTNGATLAANLFSDDNGVNVPEFIITYPNGYVNLYINAVMQEGGIYSVTPNALVLNADNATIYRGTPIIIESLGFFNETH; encoded by the coding sequence ATGGTAAAGCAAAAACATTGTTTTCAGATTACACCGTTATGCGATTGTGAAAATCAATTTAGATGGCCTCGTATTATAGCTCGTGATGTCCCTATTCCCCAACCCCCTTCCATCATTGTTCCTGAAGGGATGGTTATTCCTAGAGTAAATAGATATTTCTATATAGTAACATCCGATATTCAATTGACAAATGGGGCCACTTTAGCAGCGAATCTATTTTCTGATGACAACGGCGTAAATGTACCAGAATTTATTATCACCTATCCAAATGGCTATGTAAATCTCTATATTAACGCCGTTATGCAGGAAGGTGGCATTTATTCCGTAACACCAAATGCACTCGTCTTAAATGCTGATAACGCGACTATTTATAGAGGAACACCCATTATTATTGAATCTCTCGGCTTTTTTAACGAAACTCACTAG
- a CDS encoding DUF4183 domain-containing protein: MHVALSIININVNVSGTSTKFFNILATPLAITDGTTLAATTFLTDSGTAATAFPVVINGYYNLYINGVLQEGDAYTVSATEITFNTVTATISAGTPIIIEAVELVTTI; this comes from the coding sequence ATGCACGTGGCACTTTCCATTATTAATATTAATGTCAATGTTTCAGGCACATCCACGAAATTTTTTAATATTTTAGCAACACCACTTGCCATTACAGATGGTACAACACTTGCTGCAACAACGTTTTTGACTGACAGTGGTACTGCAGCAACTGCTTTCCCAGTCGTAATTAATGGCTACTATAATTTATATATCAATGGTGTGCTTCAAGAAGGTGATGCCTATACAGTTTCCGCAACAGAAATAACATTTAACACTGTGACAGCGACTATCTCGGCAGGCACTCCAATTATTATTGAAGCTGTAGAATTAGTGACAACTATTTAA
- a CDS encoding 5-oxoprolinase subunit PxpA, with protein sequence MPIDINCDMGEGMDVLTLDKDDEILDYVTSINIACGYHAGNHTIMHRTVQNAIRKNIRIGAHPGYPDLQGFGRRNMDVSAEEIYNMMVYQVGALQAFVSVEKGILHHVKPHGALYNQSANDIEKATAVVNAVYDLNPAYVLYCLAGSKIVHIAKEKGLRVYEEVFSDRHYNDDGTLVSREEPNALIQTEEEMLVHVKGILTANEVMSVQQKKIQLSAQTLCIHGDGPHALTFAKKIFALRKQIG encoded by the coding sequence ATGCCAATTGATATTAATTGTGATATGGGCGAAGGTATGGATGTTTTGACACTCGACAAAGATGACGAAATTTTAGACTATGTAACGTCAATTAATATAGCCTGTGGGTATCATGCAGGGAATCATACAATCATGCATAGGACTGTACAAAATGCTATTCGTAAAAATATTCGTATTGGAGCACATCCAGGCTATCCTGATCTTCAAGGATTTGGGCGTCGAAATATGGATGTTAGTGCGGAAGAAATTTATAATATGATGGTCTATCAAGTTGGTGCTTTGCAAGCATTTGTCTCGGTAGAAAAAGGCATTCTTCATCATGTGAAGCCACATGGCGCACTGTATAATCAAAGTGCCAATGATATAGAAAAAGCAACAGCCGTTGTCAATGCGGTATATGATTTAAACCCAGCGTATGTTTTATATTGTTTAGCAGGTAGCAAAATCGTGCATATTGCGAAGGAAAAGGGCTTACGCGTCTATGAGGAAGTTTTTTCGGATCGTCATTACAATGACGATGGGACATTGGTAAGTAGAGAAGAGCCGAATGCATTAATTCAAACAGAAGAAGAAATGCTTGTGCATGTCAAAGGTATTTTAACTGCCAATGAAGTGATGTCTGTCCAACAAAAGAAAATACAACTTTCTGCCCAAACATTATGTATACATGGAGATGGCCCACATGCATTGACTTTTGCAAAGAAGATTTTTGCGTTAAGAAAACAAATAGGATAA
- a CDS encoding biotin-dependent carboxyltransferase family protein, with protein MKPLLIVKKQGVYGSIQDQGREGYRAFGVPRSGPMDKVSFQVAHAIVDNATVDQTSFEMFIGGFEFQALNDGTYVLTGATCLCLLNGRPIEMWKTFQLFKGDILSIKSVKNGSIVYLTPKGGFQTDLVLGSKANLPMVDSTPCVGSVLYGQHATPLSWTRGLYAPYRPYFHTAITVRVFKGPHFPLFTEESSQQFLASSYQFLGGNRMGYYLKGNVLDLKTRKDILSEATQFGTIQVPQSGQPIVLMADAQTVGGYPIIATIHEDDLHKVAQMRMFNTIRFVLTEESYAN; from the coding sequence TTGAAGCCACTTCTTATTGTTAAAAAACAAGGTGTTTATGGTAGCATACAAGATCAAGGGAGGGAGGGCTACCGAGCATTTGGGGTCCCTCGATCAGGGCCAATGGACAAAGTATCATTTCAAGTTGCACATGCTATTGTAGATAATGCGACAGTGGACCAAACGTCGTTTGAAATGTTTATAGGTGGTTTTGAATTTCAAGCGTTAAATGATGGAACTTATGTATTGACTGGTGCAACTTGTCTGTGTTTATTAAATGGACGTCCCATTGAAATGTGGAAAACCTTTCAATTATTTAAGGGAGATATTTTATCTATCAAAAGCGTAAAGAACGGCTCGATTGTTTATCTCACACCTAAAGGTGGATTTCAAACAGACCTTGTACTTGGTAGTAAAGCCAACTTACCAATGGTAGATAGTACTCCATGTGTGGGCAGTGTGTTGTATGGGCAACATGCAACGCCATTATCATGGACAAGAGGGCTGTATGCACCTTACCGCCCTTATTTTCATACGGCTATTACAGTAAGGGTTTTTAAAGGGCCTCATTTTCCATTATTTACAGAAGAAAGTAGCCAACAATTTTTAGCTAGCTCCTATCAATTTTTGGGCGGGAATCGTATGGGCTATTATTTAAAAGGGAACGTCCTCGATTTGAAAACGAGGAAAGATATACTTTCAGAAGCGACCCAATTTGGGACAATTCAAGTGCCACAAAGCGGTCAGCCTATTGTTTTAATGGCCGATGCCCAAACAGTCGGCGGCTATCCAATCATTGCTACCATCCATGAAGATGATTTACATAAAGTTGCCCAAATGCGTATGTTTAACACAATAAGATTTGTACTAACGGAGGAATCGTATGCCAATTGA
- the pxpB gene encoding 5-oxoprolinase subunit PxpB has protein sequence MKQIIEFPHTMWISQYTIRFAFDEVISQENFQLVQQFNRFLKKMLHTSLIESVASYHTVTAYVKHQVDIAFLQEQWLTMQRNAQVGEVTSQPLQIPICYDEEFALDMHRVMDVTALPFEAIKKLHMDKVYSVYLIGFLPGFPYLGDLHSQLFVPRLTKPRPLVSAGSVGIGGLQTGIYPLDSPGGWNIIGKTPFTLFDIHRKAPFLFTLGGQVQFYEITKQAFLEIKVKECSN, from the coding sequence GTGAAACAAATCATTGAGTTCCCTCATACAATGTGGATTAGTCAATACACAATCCGTTTTGCCTTCGATGAAGTCATTTCGCAAGAAAATTTTCAGCTAGTCCAACAGTTTAACCGCTTTTTGAAAAAAATGCTACATACCAGTCTTATTGAAAGTGTTGCTAGTTATCATACGGTTACAGCATATGTGAAACACCAAGTAGATATAGCCTTCTTACAAGAACAATGGCTTACAATGCAAAGGAACGCCCAGGTTGGTGAAGTAACAAGTCAACCATTACAAATACCAATTTGTTATGATGAGGAATTTGCTTTGGATATGCACCGTGTGATGGATGTTACAGCTTTGCCATTTGAGGCCATAAAAAAATTGCATATGGATAAAGTATATAGTGTCTATTTAATCGGCTTTTTACCTGGATTTCCTTATTTAGGGGACTTACATAGCCAATTATTTGTCCCACGTTTAACAAAACCACGCCCGCTTGTGTCCGCAGGATCGGTCGGTATTGGCGGGTTACAAACTGGGATATATCCCCTCGATTCACCAGGGGGATGGAATATTATCGGTAAGACACCTTTCACATTATTTGATATTCATAGGAAAGCCCCTTTTCTCTTTACTCTTGGAGGTCAAGTGCAATTTTACGAAATAACCAAACAGGCGTTTTTAGAAATAAAAGTGAAGGAGTGTAGCAATTGA
- a CDS encoding pyroglutamyl-peptidase I — protein MKKILLTGFVPFLDYTINPTMQIVESLNGSIMDGYKIVGRTLSVDFQQSAQQLKRYIGEIQPEIIMSLGLAGGRFKITPERIAINVKDGEPDNNGYVPVDESIDDGGQDAYITNLPIRKMVDRLCKEGYPAEISNTAGTYLCNNIMYEGLAYAKQHTGIRAGFIHIPASFELAIQHGKIPGWNMQDLMMCIKLCIEETIRETNH, from the coding sequence ATGAAAAAAATACTATTAACGGGCTTTGTCCCATTTTTAGATTACACAATCAATCCTACGATGCAAATTGTAGAAAGTTTAAACGGGAGTATAATGGACGGCTATAAAATTGTTGGACGGACGCTATCCGTTGATTTTCAGCAATCCGCGCAGCAGTTAAAGCGATATATTGGGGAAATACAGCCTGAAATTATTATGTCCTTAGGGTTAGCTGGTGGACGATTTAAGATCACACCAGAGCGCATAGCGATTAATGTGAAAGATGGAGAGCCTGATAACAATGGCTATGTGCCTGTTGATGAAAGCATTGATGATGGTGGGCAGGATGCCTATATAACCAATTTACCTATTCGGAAAATGGTTGATCGATTATGTAAAGAAGGTTATCCTGCAGAAATTTCAAATACGGCAGGTACCTATCTATGCAATAATATTATGTATGAAGGGCTAGCTTATGCTAAGCAACATACAGGGATTCGTGCTGGCTTTATTCATATTCCGGCATCTTTTGAATTAGCGATTCAGCACGGCAAAATACCAGGTTGGAATATGCAAGATTTAATGATGTGCATTAAGCTTTGTATCGAGGAAACCATTCGTGAAACAAATCATTGA